The following coding sequences are from one Treponema parvum window:
- a CDS encoding chromosome segregation SMC family protein, protein MFLKNLEIFGFKSFADRIHIDFAEGITALLGPNGCGKSNVVDAIKWVLAENKSKSLRAAKMEDVIFNGTERRPPLNIAEVTLTIMNENSLLPLEVPEIAIKRRIYRSGENEYYINNSQVGPSEIKKLFMDTGIGKAAYSVMEQGKIDQILSSKPEDRRYLFEEAAGISRSKAECAEAERELERTRINLQQTEISLAEIKRSYDTLKTQSEKTIRYRKIKEEIFNNELDIQLLKLKGFIQDKSRSERDLEATEEKRNAVRAEIEEINNTLSENMDKVKAMQEEVYEKQAGLIGIQKEKNGKLDLAKQFNERSGEIKEKIAQLEAHGRAVQSRIDDLNDEIDERSAGLHEKDGQLSGISKNIKSFEQNITQAASLITENDKTAAECEKKIAELEKTHSALRGELGAITENIVTQLDLRLKEAGISSAAVNKAKDDLRNILEKLKIFLSGRKNIFADIASSNAAVGHKTETAAMTAERQTGQKSSEGNKSAAKEATEAFAEAERMLLQLEDAVNGYITATPQFLEEFLSPEGIITQKRKIDEKIRNNEEDSDKNKKRIASLESENSGLAKKIDEYKETLQKLRINEAQMQAEITAAKQQIELLRKNLVSEQNTLRSNEEELYTEQKRDKEVNEQILSIEQELAEIENRGKRLAEELKELDKKIIEGNSNVSGKQEKLKKKQEEQNKFQERYEHLSVSLSSLDTEIRNIKQNFSDTHSRDLMEFEERMYTLTAPAAVLREKLNEAKEVLKELGQVNLMAPEEFGEVKERYERQQTHYDDTKTSLENLERVSEEIKVKSTEMFLDTYNKIKKNFHNMFRRLFNGGRAELRLEDPQNVLTSGIEIFAQPPGKKLESIVLLSGGEKTMTAVALLFATYQVRPSPFCLLDEIDAALDDNNVSSFITSLRAFANVSQYIIITHNKKTVLGANTMLGVTMEESGVSKVIALRLDEDIKSAQKEEEFDANFVEEDVAPEEGVYIPPRPPKRIYNADGTITDPVKKNREKAPSSARTADKNAEAVPEKEKNLGASAETDAEENVSLKNIGEDGSND, encoded by the coding sequence GTGTTTTTAAAGAATCTTGAAATATTCGGTTTTAAATCTTTTGCCGACAGAATACACATTGATTTTGCCGAAGGCATTACGGCTCTTTTAGGGCCCAACGGCTGCGGAAAAAGCAATGTCGTAGACGCCATAAAGTGGGTTCTGGCCGAAAACAAGTCAAAAAGCCTTCGCGCGGCAAAGATGGAAGACGTAATTTTTAACGGCACGGAACGCCGCCCTCCCCTTAACATCGCGGAAGTCACCCTTACAATAATGAACGAAAACTCTCTTCTTCCGCTCGAAGTACCCGAGATAGCGATAAAACGGCGCATATACCGATCAGGTGAAAACGAATACTACATAAACAACAGCCAAGTAGGCCCTTCGGAAATAAAAAAATTGTTTATGGACACGGGAATAGGCAAGGCGGCCTATTCCGTAATGGAACAGGGAAAGATAGACCAGATCTTGTCCAGCAAACCCGAAGACCGCCGTTACCTCTTTGAAGAAGCGGCGGGGATAAGCCGCAGCAAGGCCGAATGCGCGGAAGCGGAGCGCGAACTTGAGCGAACAAGAATAAATCTCCAACAGACGGAAATTTCGCTTGCGGAAATAAAGCGCTCTTACGACACTCTTAAAACACAGTCCGAAAAAACAATCCGCTACCGCAAGATAAAAGAAGAAATTTTTAACAACGAACTTGACATACAGCTGCTTAAATTAAAGGGATTTATACAGGATAAAAGCAGAAGCGAACGAGACCTTGAGGCCACGGAAGAAAAACGCAACGCAGTGCGGGCGGAAATAGAAGAAATAAACAATACTCTTTCGGAAAACATGGATAAGGTTAAAGCCATGCAGGAAGAAGTTTATGAAAAACAGGCGGGCTTGATCGGTATTCAAAAAGAAAAGAACGGAAAACTTGACCTTGCGAAGCAGTTTAACGAACGTTCCGGCGAAATTAAAGAAAAAATAGCACAGTTGGAAGCGCACGGAAGGGCCGTGCAGAGCAGAATAGACGACCTTAACGATGAAATAGACGAAAGAAGCGCCGGTTTGCATGAAAAAGACGGCCAATTAAGCGGTATTTCAAAAAACATTAAATCTTTTGAACAAAACATAACGCAAGCTGCAAGCCTCATAACGGAAAACGACAAGACGGCCGCCGAATGTGAAAAAAAGATCGCAGAGCTTGAAAAAACACATTCTGCGCTGCGGGGTGAATTGGGAGCGATCACGGAAAATATCGTTACGCAGCTGGATTTGAGATTAAAAGAAGCGGGAATTTCGTCAGCGGCTGTAAATAAGGCGAAAGACGATTTACGCAATATTCTTGAAAAACTTAAAATATTTTTGTCCGGTCGCAAAAATATTTTTGCAGACATAGCGTCTTCAAACGCCGCGGTTGGGCATAAAACCGAAACTGCAGCTATGACGGCGGAACGCCAAACGGGACAAAAATCTTCCGAAGGAAACAAATCGGCGGCAAAGGAAGCTACGGAAGCTTTCGCAGAAGCCGAAAGAATGCTTTTACAGCTTGAAGATGCCGTAAACGGCTACATAACGGCTACGCCGCAATTTCTGGAAGAATTTCTTTCGCCCGAAGGTATAATAACGCAAAAACGTAAAATCGATGAAAAAATCAGGAATAACGAAGAAGATTCCGACAAAAACAAAAAACGAATAGCTTCTCTTGAATCTGAAAATTCCGGGCTTGCGAAAAAAATAGACGAATACAAGGAAACGCTGCAAAAACTTCGCATAAATGAAGCGCAAATGCAGGCTGAAATAACGGCGGCGAAGCAGCAAATAGAACTTTTACGAAAAAATCTTGTTTCCGAACAGAATACTCTTCGCAGCAACGAAGAAGAACTTTATACCGAGCAAAAGCGCGATAAAGAAGTCAACGAACAAATATTAAGCATAGAGCAGGAACTTGCAGAAATAGAAAACAGGGGCAAAAGACTTGCCGAAGAACTTAAAGAACTGGACAAAAAAATAATCGAGGGCAACAGCAATGTTTCGGGCAAACAGGAAAAACTAAAGAAAAAACAGGAAGAGCAGAATAAGTTTCAGGAACGATACGAACATTTGTCGGTTTCGCTCAGTTCCCTCGATACGGAGATTCGCAACATAAAGCAAAATTTTTCGGATACTCATTCGCGCGATCTTATGGAATTTGAAGAGAGAATGTACACTCTGACCGCTCCCGCAGCCGTTTTGCGCGAAAAACTCAACGAAGCGAAAGAAGTCTTAAAAGAACTGGGACAGGTAAACCTTATGGCTCCCGAAGAGTTCGGCGAAGTAAAAGAACGTTACGAGCGCCAGCAAACTCACTATGACGACACGAAAACGAGTCTTGAAAATCTTGAACGCGTTTCCGAAGAAATAAAAGTAAAATCCACGGAAATGTTTTTGGACACCTACAATAAAATAAAAAAGAATTTTCATAACATGTTCAGACGGCTGTTTAACGGAGGCCGCGCGGAATTAAGACTCGAAGATCCTCAAAACGTTCTTACAAGCGGCATCGAAATTTTTGCGCAGCCGCCGGGTAAAAAACTTGAAAGCATAGTTTTGCTTTCCGGCGGAGAAAAAACCATGACGGCCGTCGCTCTGCTTTTTGCCACCTACCAAGTGCGCCCGTCGCCGTTTTGTCTCCTTGACGAAATAGACGCAGCCCTCGACGACAATAACGTTTCAAGCTTTATAACTTCCTTACGCGCCTTTGCAAACGTAAGTCAATACATAATCATAACGCACAATAAAAAGACGGTTTTAGGCGCAAATACCATGCTGGGCGTTACGATGGAAGAATCCGGCGTAAGCAAGGTCATAGCTTTGAGGCTGGATGAAGATATAAAGTCAGCACAAAAGGAAGAAGAATTCGACGCAAATTTTGTGGAAGAAGACGTCGCTCCTGAAGAAGGCGTTTATATTCCGCCGCGCCCGCCCAAGCGCATTTACAATGCCGACGGCACTATAACCGATCCGGTAAAAAAGAATCGGGAGAAAGCCCCGTCGTCGGCTCGTACCGCTGATAAAAATGCCGAAGCAGTTCCGGAAAAAGAAAAAAACCTTGGCGCTTCTGCAGAGACAGATGCAGAAGAAAATGTCTCTTTAAAAAATATTGGCGAAGATGGTTCAAATGATTGA
- a CDS encoding SIMPL domain-containing protein, translated as MKNKIKNSAVIFAILIAAIFTSSCATGRFGREMRTVSVIGTGVVSIKPDQATIVMSVRTSNADLQTAVQDNAKKMNSVQQAVLSVGLSKDDISTQNYNIHREYTWENNRQIFGNYRVSNEILVTVSDIEKAGTLIDTAVKAGANEFSSLNFGVSDTTGAVEQARILAMEKAEKAAKILATTGGTSIGKIVSIQEDYVPYNDSTRMLNDGMLMSAKAAGPTPINAGNTDISVTVHVTYALQ; from the coding sequence ATGAAAAATAAGATAAAAAATTCGGCCGTGATCTTTGCGATACTCATAGCGGCAATCTTTACGTCGTCATGCGCAACCGGACGGTTCGGACGTGAAATGCGTACCGTCTCCGTCATAGGCACCGGCGTCGTCTCGATAAAGCCCGATCAAGCTACGATCGTAATGTCCGTCCGCACGTCTAATGCGGATTTACAAACGGCAGTACAGGACAATGCAAAAAAGATGAATTCGGTTCAACAGGCTGTCTTGTCAGTAGGTCTTTCAAAAGACGATATTTCCACGCAAAATTACAATATCCATCGGGAATACACGTGGGAAAACAACCGCCAGATATTCGGCAACTATAGGGTTTCAAATGAAATTCTTGTGACGGTCAGCGACATAGAAAAAGCCGGAACTCTAATCGACACGGCGGTAAAGGCCGGAGCGAACGAATTTTCTTCTTTGAACTTCGGCGTAAGCGATACGACAGGAGCCGTAGAACAAGCCAGAATTCTCGCAATGGAAAAGGCGGAAAAAGCGGCTAAAATTCTTGCAACCACGGGAGGAACAAGCATAGGAAAAATAGTTTCCATTCAGGAAGATTATGTGCCGTACAACGATTCCACAAGGATGCTAAACGACGGCATGCTCATGTCCGCAAAGGCCGCCGGCCCAACGCCTATTAACGCAGGCAATACCGACATAAGCGTAACCGTACACGTAACCTACGCCTTGCAATAA
- the serS gene encoding serine--tRNA ligase: MLDYKFIKDNLDAVKKNIQNRNMTADADTVVDLYDKRTALVTEKQNLQQKRNANAESMKGKLDGETRANLIAEGKAIKEKIAVVEKSLEECEEKLEDAARKIPNMCSPEAPVGKLDSENLEVKKVGSPRRFSFKPKDHITLGEELDLIDFERGTKVSGPKFYYLKNEAVFLEQALIMYALNTLRKHGFTPFITPDIAREEVLKGIGFNPRGNESNVYALEGENTCLVATAEITLGGYHSGEILDKSELPLFYCGLSHCFRREAGAAGQFSKGLYRVHQFDKVEMFVYCLPEDSDKIHEKLRLIEEEIFSALGIPFRVVDTCTGDLGAPAYRKWDLEAWMPGRNDGEYGEVTSTSNCTDYQSRRLNVRYKDEDGKNKFVHMLNGTAIAAGRAMLAILENYQNEDGSVTVPEVLVPYCGFDKIVPKPKKTGVNKNA; the protein is encoded by the coding sequence ATGTTGGATTACAAATTTATAAAAGATAACCTTGACGCGGTAAAGAAAAATATTCAAAACCGCAATATGACGGCCGATGCGGACACAGTAGTCGATCTTTATGATAAACGCACCGCTTTGGTAACCGAAAAACAGAATTTGCAGCAAAAACGCAATGCCAATGCCGAATCGATGAAGGGCAAGCTTGACGGCGAAACGCGGGCAAATCTGATCGCGGAAGGCAAGGCAATAAAAGAAAAGATTGCAGTGGTAGAAAAATCGCTTGAAGAATGTGAAGAAAAACTCGAAGACGCCGCGCGTAAAATTCCCAACATGTGCAGCCCCGAAGCTCCCGTAGGAAAGTTGGACAGTGAGAATCTTGAAGTAAAAAAGGTCGGAAGCCCAAGAAGATTTTCTTTTAAACCGAAGGATCACATAACGCTGGGCGAAGAACTTGATCTCATAGATTTCGAGCGAGGAACGAAAGTGTCGGGGCCGAAATTCTATTACCTAAAAAATGAAGCCGTTTTTTTGGAACAGGCGCTCATAATGTATGCGCTGAACACCTTACGAAAACACGGTTTTACGCCCTTTATCACTCCGGACATAGCCCGCGAAGAGGTATTAAAAGGAATAGGATTTAATCCGAGAGGAAACGAATCGAACGTATATGCTCTTGAAGGTGAAAATACCTGCCTTGTAGCCACGGCGGAAATTACGCTCGGCGGCTATCATTCGGGCGAGATACTCGATAAATCAGAACTGCCGCTCTTTTATTGCGGACTTTCGCACTGCTTTAGGCGGGAAGCAGGAGCTGCAGGACAATTCAGCAAGGGCTTGTACCGCGTGCACCAGTTTGACAAGGTCGAAATGTTCGTATACTGCCTGCCCGAAGACTCGGATAAAATTCACGAAAAGCTGCGCCTTATCGAAGAAGAAATCTTTAGCGCGCTGGGCATTCCGTTCCGCGTCGTAGATACATGTACCGGCGATCTGGGGGCGCCAGCATACCGAAAGTGGGATCTCGAAGCATGGATGCCGGGACGCAACGACGGCGAATACGGTGAAGTTACTTCAACCTCAAACTGTACGGACTACCAAAGCCGACGCCTTAATGTCCGCTATAAGGACGAAGACGGTAAGAATAAATTCGTCCATATGCTGAACGGAACCGCAATAGCGGCGGGTCGCGCCATGCTTGCTATTCTCGAAAACTATCAGAATGAAGACGGCTCCGTCACTGTCCCCGAAGTTTTAGTTCCGTACTGCGGTTTCGACAAAATAGTACCCAAACCTAAAAAAACGGGCGTTAATAAAAACGCATAA
- a CDS encoding AI-2E family transporter has translation MQQNNYTKGVFYLLLFICIIASGVILKLAAAIVVPVVFSILLSLVMLPLLRKLQSKFHIPWIFSAVLILLISMVFIAATGNLLISSLRRILSLYPRYEIRLKTIYEVFAKTFRLPFNETYSLMENLWDQLGIRNAIQSAVLTLSGDLISFSKTFMMIMLLILFLVSELHYMREKINVAFPTPKLKGRVKHVFNNIIREITNFISIKFIISFATGALVGTGTYFVGLEFPVVWGFIAFILNFIPNFGSIFSSVLTIFFALIQFYPAVMPTVIVACIMIVVNVSLGTILEPRITGSNLGLSPFIILVSLSIWGEMWGFAGFLLAVPVTVILKIICENISFLHPIAIFLGNHPEETKKQLSAVDESEQTSPETESENKL, from the coding sequence ATGCAACAGAATAACTATACAAAAGGCGTTTTTTATCTTCTGCTTTTTATCTGTATCATAGCATCCGGAGTAATTTTAAAACTTGCAGCGGCAATAGTTGTGCCCGTAGTCTTTTCAATACTTTTGTCCCTTGTGATGCTGCCGCTCTTACGCAAGTTGCAATCCAAATTTCATATTCCTTGGATCTTTTCCGCCGTGCTCATACTGCTCATTTCCATGGTTTTCATAGCGGCAACGGGAAACTTGCTTATTTCAAGCCTGCGCCGAATTCTTTCGCTTTATCCGCGCTATGAAATACGCCTTAAAACCATATATGAAGTTTTTGCAAAGACATTCCGATTGCCCTTCAACGAAACCTACAGTCTCATGGAAAACCTTTGGGATCAGCTCGGAATAAGAAATGCGATCCAGAGCGCCGTTCTTACGCTTTCAGGCGACCTTATCTCCTTTTCCAAAACTTTTATGATGATAATGCTCCTTATCCTTTTTCTGGTAAGCGAATTGCATTATATGCGGGAAAAAATAAACGTAGCCTTTCCCACCCCTAAGTTGAAAGGGCGCGTCAAACATGTTTTTAACAATATAATCCGCGAAATCACTAATTTTATTTCAATAAAATTCATTATTTCATTTGCCACAGGAGCGCTCGTAGGAACAGGTACGTACTTCGTAGGCTTGGAATTTCCGGTGGTTTGGGGATTTATAGCCTTTATTTTAAATTTTATTCCGAATTTCGGCTCGATTTTTTCATCCGTACTTACAATATTTTTCGCACTGATACAGTTTTATCCGGCCGTAATGCCTACAGTCATAGTCGCCTGTATTATGATCGTGGTAAACGTTTCGCTCGGTACCATTCTTGAGCCCAGAATAACAGGTTCCAATCTGGGCCTTTCGCCGTTTATAATTCTGGTAAGCCTTTCCATATGGGGAGAAATGTGGGGTTTTGCGGGTTTTTTACTAGCAGTTCCGGTAACGGTCATATTAAAAATAATATGTGAAAACATTTCTTTTTTGCATCCCATAGCGATTTTTTTAGGCAATCATCCGGAAGAAACTAAAAAGCAATTGTCCGCCGTAGACGAAAGCGAACAAACATCACCTGAAACCGAAAGCGAGAATAAGTTATAA
- a CDS encoding ATP-binding protein: MTIKRQKYLDKLIARKGNGLIKVITGSRRCGKSFLLFTLFKKHLLSENIPTDHIIEASLDDEEHEELLDRHALGEYVRGKIKDDKMYYVLLDEIQEVDGFERVLNGFLKMPNVDVYVTGSNSTLLSSEISTIFKDRGDEIRMHPLSFSEFITVYEGSKSEGWDEYFMYGGLPLVISYKNAEDKEDYLIRLFEKTYLSDIIERRKIRSKDELDELVNILASSIGSLTNPTKLENTFKSEKKIEFSRQTINTYISYLKDAYILSDAQRYDIKGKKYINTPVKYYFEDTGLRNARLNFRQTEETHIMENIIYNELKIRGFKVDIGVVEKYGKDKNLKTTKSIYEVDFIANRGSRKYYIQSALSLSSSEKENQEKRPLLEIKDSFKKIIVIKDDIKPRRDENGIVTIGLWNFLLDENSLEL; this comes from the coding sequence ATGACTATAAAACGGCAGAAATATCTGGATAAACTCATAGCAAGGAAGGGCAACGGTCTCATAAAGGTGATTACAGGTTCACGACGCTGCGGAAAATCATTCCTTCTTTTTACTCTATTTAAGAAGCATCTTTTATCAGAAAACATTCCTACCGATCACATTATTGAGGCTTCCCTTGACGACGAGGAGCATGAGGAACTTTTGGACAGGCATGCGCTCGGAGAGTATGTACGCGGTAAAATCAAAGACGATAAAATGTATTATGTTCTTCTTGACGAGATTCAGGAAGTTGACGGCTTTGAGCGGGTTCTAAACGGATTTCTTAAAATGCCGAATGTCGACGTTTATGTAACCGGCAGCAATTCGACACTTCTTTCATCGGAGATTTCCACTATTTTTAAAGACCGCGGTGATGAAATCAGAATGCACCCTCTTTCTTTCAGCGAATTCATAACTGTGTATGAAGGCTCTAAATCAGAAGGATGGGACGAATATTTTATGTATGGCGGACTTCCACTGGTCATTTCATATAAAAATGCGGAGGACAAAGAAGATTATCTTATCCGCCTTTTTGAAAAAACGTATCTTTCCGACATAATCGAGCGGCGGAAAATTCGCAGTAAAGATGAACTTGACGAGCTTGTAAATATTCTTGCTTCAAGCATCGGTTCCCTTACGAATCCGACAAAGCTTGAAAATACATTCAAAAGCGAAAAGAAAATAGAATTCAGCCGTCAGACAATCAACACTTATATCAGTTATCTCAAAGACGCATATATTCTTTCAGATGCACAGCGATACGATATAAAAGGGAAGAAATACATCAACACTCCTGTAAAATACTATTTTGAGGATACAGGGCTTAGAAACGCAAGGCTTAATTTTCGTCAGACAGAAGAAACTCACATAATGGAAAATATCATTTACAACGAGCTGAAAATCCGTGGATTCAAAGTCGATATCGGGGTTGTTGAAAAATACGGAAAAGATAAAAACTTAAAGACGACAAAAAGCATTTATGAAGTTGATTTTATAGCAAATCGAGGAAGTAGAAAATACTATATACAGTCTGCCCTTTCGCTTTCTTCATCAGAAAAAGAAAATCAGGAAAAACGCCCGCTGTTGGAAATAAAAGATTCATTCAAAAAAATCATAGTCATAAAGGATGATATAAAACCCCGCCGAGATGAAAACGGAATTGTTACAATCGGGCTATGGAATTTTTTGCTTGATGAGAATTCGCTGGAGTTATAA
- a CDS encoding late competence development ComFB family protein: MHIHNMMEEIVIERINRLNDRIKEINPPWFRCSCENCRMDAVSYVLNRIPPKYVVSGRGVVHSAEVFKDGQLLADIDAIGIEGIRTVNSIQRPDHIHTRKTAKHHDSPLFNFPIFTGCVLDGTTFEPLNGASIKLMRNGTTVIMKDSSWANPCKTYHTTKGVFSFWLKPEPTDAAGVTEQFDFSLEISADGYESINYGFTLQVTSEDSEKQTLNSTYSYKIQDLFMFRTGTENPME; the protein is encoded by the coding sequence ATGCATATACACAACATGATGGAAGAAATTGTGATCGAGCGGATCAATCGGCTGAATGATCGTATCAAAGAAATAAATCCTCCTTGGTTCCGCTGCAGCTGTGAAAATTGCCGCATGGACGCCGTCAGTTATGTTCTGAACAGGATTCCGCCGAAGTACGTCGTATCGGGAAGAGGAGTAGTTCATTCCGCTGAAGTATTTAAAGACGGACAGCTATTGGCGGACATAGACGCAATAGGTATAGAGGGAATCAGAACCGTCAATTCCATACAAAGACCCGATCACATTCATACAAGAAAAACCGCAAAGCACCATGACAGCCCTCTTTTTAACTTTCCTATTTTTACAGGCTGCGTCCTTGACGGAACGACGTTTGAACCGTTAAACGGAGCTTCCATTAAGCTTATGCGCAACGGCACGACCGTAATAATGAAGGATTCTTCATGGGCAAACCCGTGCAAAACATATCATACGACAAAGGGCGTTTTTTCTTTTTGGTTAAAACCGGAGCCTACGGATGCGGCGGGCGTAACGGAGCAATTCGATTTTTCGCTTGAAATTTCCGCAGACGGATATGAAAGCATCAATTACGGATTTACGTTACAGGTAACGAGCGAAGATTCCGAAAAACAGACTTTAAATTCGACGTATTCCTATAAGATACAGGATCTTTTTATGTTCAGAACAGGAACTGAAAATCCTATGGAATAA
- a CDS encoding CoA-binding protein has translation MDLKTIMQQQNFVVLGNTVNPEKYAYKIKHGLLEKGYTAYGVSKEFSSINEISGDIDVIVFCINAVLGLKLIKECKKQFKYAVIQPGAESEDLLQYLKNSNIDFIEGCVLVGMSLYPKQ, from the coding sequence ATGGACTTAAAAACGATCATGCAACAGCAAAATTTCGTCGTTCTGGGAAACACTGTCAACCCTGAAAAATACGCATATAAAATAAAACACGGACTTCTTGAAAAAGGTTATACCGCTTACGGAGTAAGCAAAGAATTTTCTTCAATAAATGAAATATCCGGCGACATAGATGTCATCGTCTTTTGTATAAATGCGGTTTTAGGACTCAAACTCATTAAAGAATGCAAAAAACAGTTTAAATACGCCGTTATTCAGCCCGGAGCCGAAAGCGAAGATCTTCTTCAGTATTTAAAAAATTCCAATATCGATTTTATTGAAGGCTGCGTTCTGGTGGGAATGAGCCTTTATCCCAAGCAATAA